TGTAAAATCACCTTTGAACACATTTGCCTGGAATAGACCCACTTAAATTCCTAAAATCAGTAGATGAAAACAAAATAGCAGAATATCCTTGAGTTTCTAATTTCCTCAGTTTCCAAGAAACTGCCATGCTTTCTAAAGAAAGGTCACTGGCTCCCCCCTGCCCCCATGACCTGCCACAATCACGGCTACTATACTAGTAGGGTGCCCTTCCCAAAATGTTTGAGTGGCAACCTCGGATGTGAAAGCATCAGGACATCAGAGTGTGGCTGGGCCGGCCCTGTGTCTTCCCTGGACCAGGCAGTCACACATCTGTCTCACACAGCACTTCCCAAAGTCCGGGTGATTCAGTTCCAAATAATACCAGGCATGGGACATCAAGATTCATGCAATGCACATAGGGCTGTTCCACACTAAGACCgatgctttctgtctctgtaaacAACCGTCCGAAAAGTCTTGGCATCCAGCCATACATACCCAGGGTCATCTTGTTACCACAGCAACGACAATTATCATTCTGCATCAAATGCCCACTGGTGCATGACCTGGTGTCATGGAAATGAAACGATCACCCCCAAAAGACACAGCAGCACAAAGAGACGACTGTCAATGGTCTCTCAGAGGAGGAAATCAGAGAGAAGTGtgaaagagggaaagggaaggagaatgggaagggaggagaggatgagaaaaGAGACCTGCGCAGCAGATGGACACTGGTCAGGCCTGCGCCCCTGCTGCAGGGTGGCTTTTTATTACCCAAGTTCATCTCATTGCCACCCCAGGTCAAAAAGTCACTCAGCACCCCAGTTCAATGTGGCTTGATCAGAATTTTTTTAGATGTTCACGATACAGATCTGGGTGAGGGAACAAGTTTGTTCTTATTGCCTCTATTTTCTCAAGTATCTCCAATGAGtacattttggaagaaaagtagACAAAATGTAAATCAGGTTCTGAAAGTTCGTCTACAGTATCATCCAATTTGATGTAGACACTCAGTTGGAATTTGATGCTTCTTTCCCCAGCTGCCACAATCCCTTCTCCAGTTCTTTATGCTGCTTTCTACTCTTACACTCTGCACCTTCTCTCTGGGGATCACATCCGCTCCCATGTCCTTAGTTATCATTTCTTCTCTGGTGGCCCCCAAATCTATATCTGCAGCCTGGTCTTTTCTGAGCACCACATCAATAGACTCAAATGACATTAGGGTATATCCATCTAGATGTCACACAGGTATCtcaaagttaatttattttaaatggataaggCTTTCCCTCCCCAATCCTGTTTTCTACCTAATAATagagcaaaaaaaattttaattcctttaCCCTCATTCCACCCTTAAAACTGATGTCAAAGGAGCCCCAGCATGATTCAATAGAGTCACCATACCCAACAACTTCAAGCTGATCAGTCCTTGGTCCTTTTGTCTATTGTAGGCAACATTTGAGTAAGTATATGGAAGCCTGGGGCTAAAACCAGATCAGAACTGAACAGAGATTTTACCCTTTCCTGGCCTCATGTATAAAGTAGGATAACACCCCCAAACTGACCAACAATACATTGTAAGGGCAGGTGAGATCATGTCTGATAAAACATCTTGAGTACGTAGTAAAAAGAAAAGCCTATTTCTTTGAGAAACTATTGTTAACAGTTGCCTTGCAGGAATGACATCACTCTACACAGTAGTCACTTAATAAATGCTaacttttattgttgttattatttattaaatgatgCTGACACATGGCAGAATGCCCCCAGCAACACAAAGGTCAACCAGAACAACTATCGACACTGAATTCTAAGGAACTAAGTGTGCtcaattttcttaattaattGCTATGTGCCAGAAAATTCTAAGTATTTCACatatattacttcatttaattctttcaGCGAGCCCCATCTTTAGCACTCATCTATTATTTCAGAGAGAAAACTTCAACCCATCTTATGTTTAATGTAAATACTTTTTCTACTCAGTTCGTGCTCCAATCAATCACCTGCTCCATTCCCaacactttcctttttcaaaaacttttgaaaaatcagTATTTGTTTTAGGTTAATAAGAACATATAgatgaataaaaagtaaaaaggtaaaaattataCTATCCTTACACCCAAAGACAATCACTGTTACTATTTGGATGTCTGTAATTTCAGAGGTTTTAGTGTCTACTTAAATATCTTATATTCTCAGAAAAACTGAATCATACTAAGAAGACTCCTATCTAACCTACCTTTCTCACTTAACAGTGCATGATGAATATCATTCCCTGACAATATGGACTGCAGTTGACATATTTATCTTACACCATGTGAATATTCCTTAATTTATGTAACCAGTCCAGTGTGCTAAATTGTTTaagttgttttcaatttttactaTTTCACACAGTGCTGGGATAAACAGCCTTGTACATACAATCTTTGGCCAATGATTCAACTATTTCCTTAGGACAAAGGGATTACATATTTTAAGGCTAATGATATGTATTACCAAATGGCCCTCTGCAAACCTTGTGCCAGTGTAAGCGAATTCCTACCACCAGGGTGTGAAAGGCTCCATTTCTGCCATTCTCTCATGGACACTGCACAGTAGGTGAGAGAGGGACTTCTATATGAATTCCAATTTTTCTTTCTAGTCAAAATTATTCACTGGCTCTCAGCGTTCGGTGAGGTAATATTCAAACAGTTCTCCACAAACTGGCTTCAGCCAACTTTCCAAATTTATTTACTTCCAGTCACACTTTCCACTCTAAACAGACTAGTCTCCTCACTGTCACAGCAAGAGTTCCTACCTCCATGCCTTTCTCACACCAGTCCCCCTTCACTCCCATCACATGGAACTCCCTAACTACCTACCCCACTGAGGATTCATTTTAAATGAACACTTCCTCCATAAATCTGTAGGTGACTACTGTATCCTGCAGAAACTTTTGCTTTCTCTGTGCTCTGAGTGCGAATATTTAACAAAGAGTATATGCTTgagatattgttttctttttgtttgtatgtttcttatctctccaacTAGATTATAAACTGAAAGATAAGTatggtttctctcttttttttctttccagcatTAACACACAACTTCATTGTTGATACACAAATGCAGTCAATGCAAATGACAGGAGGGAGCTTATTTATGAGGAACTGGTTCACTGTCACTTATGCagaagaaatagtaaaaatatttcaatCTAGGCAGtgagataaaaagaaacaaacattttcagAACAGGTAGTGATATTCATTCATCCAGCTTAGGCCTGCAGACCAACTCAGATAAATATCAGCATTGATGATACAATATGATATTCATTACTCAAAACTGGCAGCTGAAAGGATTCCTTTACCATATAGACAAGGTGGAGAAAAGGAATAGTTTACAACATGTGTTGCTTCTAAACTACAAAATCAAGAACTTATTCCTGGCTCTTTGGGAACATATTCTCAGCCAGTTTGGCCACGAATTttccaactttcacttttaccaaaaTATCATGATGACTTTCTAGCCCCAGAATCTTATCAGCACACAcctgaaattcttttaaaaaggaaaaaagtgaaccTTCGCTGAATTGATTCTGAGTAGATTCATTTTCCTCCCATTTAAAATTGTCATTTATGTTCTCGAATATGACCAGAAGCTTAAGAATCACCTCTTTGTTCTCCTTCTTGTTAAAGAGGGAACCCAGCGAGGATGGTACTTGGGCCCTGAGCAGTTCTCTCGTCATGGCTGGATTTTCAGCCAAATTCAAAAGGAGTTTCAAAACCTGAAATTTGGTTTCTTCATTTCCTGCTGAAAATAAACGGAAAAAGTCTGAAATGGAATTAGCAAGCATGTGCTGATACTCATTAGTAACAGTCATGTTCGTAAGCAATCTTAGACCTGCCAGCTGCACAGATGAGTTCAATCGAGAAGTGATTGTGTCATCACAGACTTGATTCATGTATATCTTAAGCCTGCGCTGATTTTCAGCATTCACACTCAAGTTATTTAGGACAATTAAAGCCTTTTCCTTCACTATGGGATCCCGAGTATTGAGAATCTTTGCAACAATTGGGAGACCACCCAGATCACGAATAATATCTCTGTTAAATGCATAAGCAGCATTGTTACCCAGAGCAATTAAAGCTGCTTCAAGAATATAAGGCTTTTCAGACATCTCAACCAAGCAAAGAACTTTCTGCAGCTCTTGAGGGGACAAAATAGTATCATCTGAATTGGGGGAAGCCCTTTTCTGGACAGCTCGACGAGCCCGGGTGGCCCTGGCCCTTGCCCTGGCCCTAGCTCTGGTTCCAGCCTCAGTCCCAATCCGGGCCCAAGGTGGGTACCATACTATACCTTTGTTCTCActgttgtcatcatcatcatcagacCAGTCATTGTACCTGGCCCCAGGACAATCCCCAACATCATCCACATCCCCAGACCCTCCCTCAGCCATTTTCTCcttgttctgttttcttcctctggTCAGTCTATAAATGCAATAGCAGGCGCCAGCCCCAATCACCAGTCCCGCAGTCACCCAGCCTACTTTCCTGGCGTAGCCCATGCAATCGTCCCTGATGGTATCAGGGACCAAGGAACAGAGTGGTCACtcaggctgggggaggagggctaTGGGCCTGGCCTGGGTGCAGGCCTGTGGAGGATTATCGTCTTCAGCCACTTCAAGGCCACGGCAACTGATTCTGGAGGTGGACCTAGGGGTGGAGAAAGAAAACGGGGTTTGAGTTTCTCTTCTCCTTGAGTTGTCCTCTGCAGAGAGTTGTACAGAGGGACAAGCAAATGAGTTCTTGGTAGAAAATGTAGATTGTTAACAAACTCTTTCCCCTCATTCCACTCTCCCCAGCCCACCTCCTCCCCAAGCCTAGATAAAGGCAGTGGAGCGCATTCTCTCTGCTGGGGCCTCAGCTACCCCAACCTTGGATGTTCCCAGGGAGTGGCACCATTGCACTAACCTCCTCCAGACAGGCAGTTtgccccttcttccctcccctggAGATGTGCCACGCCCAACAACCCTTGCAATCTGCAGAGAGACCAGAGCCAGTGAGAACTGAAGCCTTGATGGATTGACTGCTCCTCCATTTGTTGCTTTCCTGATTCACCTATCTAGGttgtcagattaaaaaaaacaaaaaacaaaaaagacaacctCTCTCTGCCATCCAAAACATGCACATGCCTGCCGCTTCTCTAGCCTGAAATGGAGAGTTGTTGGGGAAATAACATTGGGTGAGCCTGTCCAACCGCGGGCAATTTCCAACCCCTCCCCCATTCCAGGCAGCCCCCATGCCCAAACCGACCTCTACTGATCCGAGGAAACTTCCTCCCTCGTTTAAACTGGTGCCACCTGCTACAGCAGACCTGCAGGATGACAGATCGAAAACATGGGGACTAAGTGCTGTTGAGAGAAGAGGATTATGAACAAACTATCTGATAGGTTTCCCTTCTGtcattctcccccaccccaccccccacgacacacgcgcgcgcacgcacacacacacactgcacgcCATTTCGCCACAGTCCCAAGAGTGTGAGAAACACACTCAGATTCAGACCTAACCTAGATTATCGCTACCTCTGgtttctccccaccccatcctcccaACGCCCCCGTTAGGGTCTCTAGATGATCTTACCCTCAAATCGACCTTCACGGATCGGGGttaatttccttcctcttctttagcCTGGTGTGGTGCCGCAACCTATGGAAAGACTGGCAACCCGGGAGAGGCTCGGATCCACGAGACACAGAGCCATGGTCAGGAAGACGCAGTCACAGTAAGAAAGACGGGAAACTACCGCGACCTAGTGCTTGGTGGACGGACCGGTCCCCAGAACAGAAAACTCTGTCCTTAATTCGGAGGCCTGGCTGTCAAAGGTTTCCACCCCTTCGACCCTTCTCGGGGTTCTGCTGACACATCACGGTGCACCTCCCCTCCCCAAGTCCAGCCTTTCCCCTCTGGCACCGTCCTGGAGGACTGGGGGCCAACACCCAGCGCACAGCTCCCTTTCCAGATTACGGCCTCGGTTCCCACCAGATTCCCACGTCCCGATCTCTGAGCTCCTCCCAAACACCCCCCTGCTCACCATTTCGCAGCATCAGAATGGGCTGCGGGCGGGACAGACGTCTTGGAAAGCCGGCGGCGAGTGGAAGAGACGACGGAGGCGCCCCAGGATCCGCGACGGTTTCCGCCCTGCACCCTCAGCCACCCCCACCTTCTGGAATCTCCCAGGCACTGACCTGCACGGATCCGGGAcaatctccttctcctcctccttctttcctcTGCTGCAGGCCCGCTGGCCCTCGGGGCAATGGGGAGCTGATACTCAGACGGGAACAACGACCAGAACAAGAAGGACTTCTGCACACGTCAGCTCTTGGTCACGTGAGACCTACGTCATCCACCAACTCTGGTCCCCAATTTcccctcccaccagcagtgcGGCAGAAGAGGGCCCgcccccctcccttccctcccccacggCAGGCCttgttactcttttttttctttcctaatcccATCTCCCTGTAGTTGTCTTTGCCTTCCTCTGATTACCAGAAAGGGACAGCATCTTCCCCTGGGGTTACTGGCCACTtgtactttttgaaaaattgcCTCTTCCTTCCCTGGACTCCTGGGACAGTAACCTCTCCTtccacctccctgcctcccagctaTAAATGTCTACCATTTCCTCTGAAATCTAGTCCcagatctgaaaagaaaaagccaCCAGAAAAGGAGACCTGGAGTGAATGCAGTTTTTCCCTtacttactgttttattttttgttgttgttctttcagTTCTGCCCTTTCCCACCCCCAGACTGCATTctttttaggaggaaaaaaatggctgtaaagctattttcatttgggaaaaaaaaaaaagagtgggagAGTGATGTTGGGTGATGGCCTCCAAAAGTCCCACATGTTCTCACTTGTAGGGAGTGTTACACACTTCACTCAAAGCAATCTTAGTGTCTTCTGGGGCCTAGCACATAACACAATCCTGAATAAGCTCATCAGAGTGTCTGAGAATACATAAATCTTCTAACTAAGCCAGTCTTCTAAacaagactttcactttcatcagttaGCAAGGCACAGGAGCCCTCAGAAGCCAGCTACACAGAAAAGGTTGAGTGGTAATCACAAGTATGTCGGATGCCTGTCAGATAGGAGGCATGCGCACTGACAAAGTGAGTGACATACAAAGAAcattacaaaatatacaaatggacaACAGCATTTTTAAATGGAGTAGGTTGTTAGAGGTGTTAGACCAAGTCAAAACTGGCTGAACTCAGCATCTAGCAATTAGTGTGAAACCTTTTCACTGACTGTATTGATGAATTCAACAAGTCACCTGTCACCAACGAGCGAACTTTTAAGAgtgggaaaaataagaaaataatgtcaAGACACAGGGTCTACAGTGTGATATGCCCTGATAGTTAAGATATAAGGTTGTTATCTGAGTCTAAAAATTTTAAGATCCACAGACAATATGGGAGTAAATCAAGAGACTGGGAAATTTGGGAACAGGCAAAATTCCAGAGAAATTCATATCAATGTAACTTCTGAAAAATAGTACTAGGATAtgactaaaatgtatttttttcttccatttttattgagatacaattgataTACAACACTGTGTAAGGTTAAGATGAACAGGATATGACTGAAAGTTAGTAAGCAGAAAGCAAATCAACTGTATGATTCTGTGTTTAGAGAAAGATCATGTGCAGCGAGGGGGCTTGTTCAAACAGGAGTATATGAAGAGAAGAGTCAGAGGAACGTGTTGATAGTTCCCACCCAAGCACTGTCTGGAGGAGAGGAAGTCTTGGCTGAGATGCGTGGAAAAATTAGCTTTCTTTGGCAGAGCCATCCCCATGATATGTAAGTGTACTTCAAGTTTCTTAGCTGAAAGCCACTTCTTAAAGTGCACCGATGCCCTTGCTCTCTGATTGCAGGCTTACCACGCAACCTTCTGAAGTTGTGGCTTCCCAAGTAGTAGCTTGCCAACGGGGAGAGAAGGGGCTGGTAAAACTAACAGAAACCTCTAGTACCCCTGATGGTTGTACTTCTCAGGATAAATTTTTCAGTTGTCATTTCGTTGTGAAACTTAGCTTCCCTGTGGCCGTCTTACGGAGGAAATGCAGAGATCCGTGGGTTTGGGCATTCAGATATAGATTTATATATGTCTCtctgaatgagagtctttatTTGATACAGGCATCTGCTCTCACTATACAGACAAATTCAGGTGTTGATCCTGAAGGGCTGAGCACAAGACTTTGTACTATCGATGCGACTGTGTGGAATCCTGTCAAGGAAGTCAGGGGGCTTTGGCCTAGAAGGCAGCCTTGTGCACCACCATTTCAGAAGTGCACCTCTCTAATGCTCAGTGGCAACTAAAGCATGCTGTGGCAGATAGACCCCCCAGTGCCTCAGTCACAGCTGGACAAAAGATGCATATCCCAAGTAGTTAAAGTGCTCCTGCAAATCAACCATAACCTCTGAAACAGTTTACAGTTCTCtctgggaaaagaaaggaagtgcaTTTCACATTTTACATGCCCTGTCATTTTCCACAGCAAAAGGGTGGTCATTGTGCCCAAAACAAACCGACTCAATACTTACTCTCTTACTGAAATTTAAACCTGAGCAAAGATAGAAAAACCAAACATCAGTGGAAGTTTATGGCGTCCTGAAGAGACCATCTATCGGTTCCTCCTACCTTGACACTTCAGAGCTGATGCTGGTCTTCGAAATGCCCTCACTGTTTAAGTTAAACAGATgtggtttctgttgcttgcaatcAAACAAAATTAACTAATACACAACACAAAAACAACACGATACAAAAAGTAATACACCTTTTAAAGATAACAATCTTCTATCATTTACTTTTCTTACCCTCCAAAATTCCATCAGTGTTACCATCTGCTGatccttttctgtttttgaatacGTTATAAATCATGCATCATATATGACCATATACTGATTTAAGCCAAAAGGTTCTTTTTGACAGTGGACTCACATAGTCTTTTGAAGACTTGTCTGAGGGATTGCTTAAGGATTTTCCTGTTTTGCTTTTCAAATGGTATGTCAGGCAAATAGCATGcccttaaataaatatttgttggtggGTGTATAATGGaaggaaaatagattttaaatgtcAGTCCCCAGGTTCCTTGGTAGGAATTGTGGATCAAAATGACCAAGAGAATTGACAGGGTTATCATTCCCATGGGGTTTAGGAAGTTTAAGAGAGGGAGTGGATCCAAACAGGAAAGATCTGACAGCCTGGGAGAGTGGTGGTCAGGGGTTATACAttggaaaaattgaaaaatataccAAAGGGGAGAGATATTTGTAACTAACGAGGAGAGGTAGGAGCGGAGCTTTTGTCCCTGAAGCATGGCTAAGTAAGAGTTGTGGAATGAGTCCTTATTGTAGAGGCAAGTCAATGACACCTGTATTTCTTAAGTTTTACATGCTCTGCAGTTCTTTCTAATGTATATactcaaaaca
This Budorcas taxicolor isolate Tak-1 chromosome X, Takin1.1, whole genome shotgun sequence DNA region includes the following protein-coding sequences:
- the ARMCX3 gene encoding armadillo repeat-containing X-linked protein 3 gives rise to the protein MGYARKVGWVTAGLVIGAGACYCIYRLTRGRKQNKEKMAEGGSGDVDDVGDCPGARYNDWSDDDDDNSENKGIVWYPPWARIGTEAGTRARARARARATRARRAVQKRASPNSDDTILSPQELQKVLCLVEMSEKPYILEAALIALGNNAAYAFNRDIIRDLGGLPIVAKILNTRDPIVKEKALIVLNNLSVNAENQRRLKIYMNQVCDDTITSRLNSSVQLAGLRLLTNMTVTNEYQHMLANSISDFFRLFSAGNEETKFQVLKLLLNLAENPAMTRELLRAQVPSSLGSLFNKKENKEVILKLLVIFENINDNFKWEENESTQNQFSEGSLFSFLKEFQVCADKILGLESHHDILVKVKVGKFVAKLAENMFPKSQE